One genomic segment of Chromatiales bacterium includes these proteins:
- a CDS encoding aspartate carbamoyltransferase has protein sequence MVRKKLHPLLEKPIEARQWTVGIERPTGLLDCITEDPEVLIDLANRPIISAQQFDRDHLRQLCRLAALYETTPALMHPPLVGKILISAFYEPSTRTRLSFESAWHRLGGDIMSITDPATTGIAKGESLSDVAEMFNNYGDVVVLRDRDEESPYQLLEALRIPIINAGNGIDEHPTQALADMYTIFKWRPELSQDEVAPEHRARIGIIGVPARMRTVRSLLIFLSTFSQAFEEVVVIGDTDEMFLEGQREALKARGLNIRTARSLDGLLPSFDVVYINSIAWVGDSFERLGENLRLDRNSPLKKGAIIMHPLARGDELSTDLDDTPHNWYFAQARGAVFVRMALLTSITQRVHRVMDAPE, from the coding sequence ATGGTAAGGAAAAAACTGCACCCGCTGCTGGAAAAGCCCATCGAGGCCCGCCAGTGGACGGTCGGCATCGAGCGCCCCACCGGGCTGCTCGACTGCATCACCGAGGACCCGGAGGTGCTGATCGATCTGGCCAACCGGCCGATCATCTCGGCGCAGCAGTTCGACCGCGACCACCTGCGCCAGCTCTGTCGTCTGGCCGCGCTGTACGAGACCACCCCGGCGCTGATGCACCCGCCGCTGGTGGGCAAGATCCTCATCAGCGCCTTCTACGAGCCGAGCACGCGCACGCGGCTCTCCTTCGAGAGTGCCTGGCATCGCCTGGGCGGCGACATCATGTCCATCACCGACCCGGCCACCACCGGCATCGCCAAGGGCGAGTCGCTGTCGGACGTGGCCGAGATGTTCAACAACTATGGCGACGTGGTGGTGCTGCGCGACCGCGACGAGGAATCGCCCTACCAGCTGCTGGAGGCCCTGCGCATCCCCATCATCAATGCCGGCAACGGCATCGACGAGCATCCGACCCAGGCCCTGGCCGACATGTACACCATCTTCAAGTGGCGCCCGGAGCTCAGCCAGGACGAGGTGGCGCCCGAACACCGCGCCCGCATCGGCATCATCGGCGTGCCGGCGCGCATGCGCACGGTACGCAGCCTGCTGATCTTCCTCTCCACCTTCTCGCAGGCCTTCGAGGAGGTGGTGGTGATCGGCGACACCGACGAGATGTTCCTCGAGGGCCAGCGCGAGGCGCTGAAGGCCAGGGGCCTCAACATCCGCACCGCGCGCAGCCTCGACGGCCTGCTGCCGAGCTTCGACGTGGTGTACATCAACTCCATCGCCTGGGTGGGCGACAGCTTCGAGCGCCTGGGTGAAAACCTGCGGCTGGACCGCAACTCGCCGCTGAAGAAGGGCGCCATCATCATGCACCCGCTGGCGCGCGGCGACGAACTCTCCACGGATCTCGACGACACGCCGCACAACTGGTACTTCGCGCAGGCGCGCGGTGCCGTGTTCGTGCGTATGGCGCTGCTCACCTCCATCACCCAGCGCGTGCATCGCGTGATGGACGCGCCCGAGTAA
- a CDS encoding YeeE/YedE family protein, translated as MEEAGIDWLVTGGLAIGALFGVIVQRYRFCVVAAVGNSLLIRDHRQLLAFALAWAVAIGGTAALELNGTVDIAQASYRNGRLDWLGASFGGLVFGIGATLAGGCAIRTLTRTAEGNLNGLLALIVFALAAGITQFGILAGPRIGLAAATQLSLPGNDASLAAVTGLDPTLVAVLVVLALLVLAVWLYRRTREPAMLLAGALVGGGVVAGWYVTGRLAQDPFFPTPPGGVTVSGPLARLSNLVTAGDLPLFSFAMAFVIGVLVAAFLYALLTRRFHIVHVRGESVPRIVVGAALMGVGATFAAGCNIGQGLSGVSTLSVESLLAVTGIVLGIGLAVAWLDRRESRAGRR; from the coding sequence ATGGAAGAGGCGGGTATCGACTGGCTGGTCACGGGCGGGCTCGCGATCGGCGCCCTGTTCGGCGTGATCGTGCAGCGCTATCGCTTCTGCGTCGTCGCCGCGGTGGGCAACAGCCTGCTGATCCGCGACCACCGCCAGCTGCTGGCCTTCGCGCTGGCCTGGGCCGTGGCCATCGGCGGCACGGCCGCGCTGGAACTCAACGGCACGGTGGACATCGCCCAGGCCAGCTACCGCAACGGGCGGCTGGACTGGCTGGGCGCGTCGTTCGGCGGCCTGGTGTTCGGGATCGGCGCCACGCTGGCCGGGGGTTGCGCCATCCGCACCCTCACGCGCACGGCCGAGGGCAATCTCAACGGCCTGCTGGCGCTGATCGTCTTCGCCCTCGCCGCCGGCATCACCCAGTTCGGCATCCTCGCGGGGCCGCGCATCGGTCTGGCGGCCGCCACGCAGCTCAGCCTGCCCGGCAATGATGCCAGCCTGGCCGCTGTCACCGGCCTGGACCCGACCCTGGTGGCGGTGCTCGTGGTCCTGGCCCTGCTCGTCCTCGCCGTCTGGCTGTACCGGCGCACGCGCGAGCCGGCCATGCTGCTGGCGGGCGCCCTGGTCGGCGGTGGTGTGGTGGCCGGCTGGTACGTCACGGGGCGTCTCGCGCAGGACCCGTTCTTCCCGACCCCGCCGGGCGGCGTGACGGTCTCCGGGCCGCTGGCGCGGCTGAGCAACCTCGTCACCGCCGGCGACCTGCCGCTGTTCTCCTTCGCCATGGCCTTCGTCATCGGCGTGCTGGTCGCGGCCTTCCTCTATGCGCTGCTCACCCGGCGCTTTCACATCGTGCACGTGCGCGGCGAGTCGGTGCCGCGCATCGTCGTCGGCGCGGCGCTGATGGGTGTCGGCGCGACCTTCGCCGCCGGCTGCAACATCGGTCAGGGCCTTTCCGGTGTCTCCACGCTGTCGGTGGAGTCGCTGCTCGCGGTGACGGGCATCGTGCTCGGCATCGGGCTCGCCGTGGCCTGGCTCGACCGGCGCGAATCGCGCGCGGGACGGCGCTGA
- a CDS encoding DUF211 domain-containing protein has product MLRITRVVLDILKPHDPDVVEFARHLAGIAPGLQVSLDVLEVDDKTQTIAVALQGADIDLPPLVEAVAAMGASLHSIDQVDIVNDDNAA; this is encoded by the coding sequence ATGCTTCGCATCACCCGCGTGGTCCTCGACATCCTCAAGCCCCACGACCCGGACGTGGTCGAGTTCGCCCGCCACCTGGCCGGCATCGCCCCCGGCCTGCAGGTCTCGCTGGACGTGCTCGAGGTGGACGACAAGACCCAGACCATCGCCGTGGCCCTGCAGGGGGCCGACATCGACCTGCCCCCACTGGTCGAGGCGGTGGCCGCCATGGGCGCCTCGCTGCACAGCATCGACCAGGTGGACATCGTCAACGACGACAACGCCGCCTAG
- a CDS encoding zinc-dependent peptidase: MFAWWRRRRRERLLRAHRLPASQFGAAIAPLPFCRGLDAAGQERLRDLVSLFLVEKFFEPVEGFVCTEADRLAIAVQACLPILELDFDWYDDWVSVVVYPNEFLVDYEEMDEAGVVHAGRDLRIGEAWDYGPLVLSLADVHASTQRDHHADGYNVVIHECAHKLDMCNGDANGFPPLHHGMSRRAWTEAFTTAFEDMNRRLDAGEETPLDPYAAESPAECFAVFSEYFFVAPRVLSAVYPAVYEQLRQFYRQDPGRR, encoded by the coding sequence ATGTTCGCCTGGTGGCGGCGCCGGCGCCGCGAACGGCTGCTGCGGGCCCATCGCCTGCCCGCCTCGCAGTTCGGTGCCGCCATCGCGCCGCTGCCCTTCTGCCGCGGGCTGGATGCCGCCGGGCAGGAGCGCCTACGCGACCTCGTCTCGCTGTTCCTCGTCGAGAAGTTCTTCGAGCCGGTGGAGGGCTTCGTCTGCACCGAGGCCGACCGCCTGGCCATCGCCGTGCAGGCCTGCCTGCCCATCCTCGAGCTGGACTTCGACTGGTACGACGACTGGGTGAGCGTGGTGGTCTATCCGAACGAGTTCCTGGTGGACTACGAGGAGATGGACGAGGCGGGTGTGGTGCATGCCGGGCGCGATCTGCGTATCGGCGAGGCCTGGGACTATGGCCCGCTGGTGCTCTCGCTGGCGGATGTCCATGCCTCCACGCAGCGCGATCATCACGCGGATGGCTACAACGTGGTGATCCACGAGTGCGCGCACAAGCTCGACATGTGCAACGGCGACGCCAACGGCTTCCCGCCCCTGCATCATGGCATGTCGCGCCGTGCCTGGACCGAGGCCTTCACCACGGCCTTCGAGGACATGAACCGGCGCCTGGACGCCGGCGAGGAGACGCCGCTCGATCCCTATGCGGCGGAATCTCCGGCCGAGTGTTTTGCGGTGTTCAGCGAGTATTTCTTCGTCGCGCCGCGGGTATTGAGCGCGGTCTATCCGGCCGTGTATGAACAGCTGCGACAGTTCTACCGGCAGGACCCGGGCCGCCGCTGA
- the asnB gene encoding asparagine synthase (glutamine-hydrolyzing) produces the protein MCGIAGYIHADPSKPVDPETLVAMAAIQHHRGPDGFGYHVMDDRGLGFAHARLTIIDLDQDRGRQPFLAQDGNLMLTMNGEVYDYKRLRAEMTLRGARFRSKSDSELILHLYPERGMEEAMKDLRGEFAFALYDKKKDRLHLVRDRFGVKPLYYTEVNGTLVFGSELKVLFAHPEVPRKFSSQGLYHQLMQTIVPGSTAFEGVHQVKPGHIVTIERHHGKFRIVDEKYWDMDFPLLSERVNEKHEDYYVEGVREKLLEAVQLRLEADVPVACYLSGGIDSCSTLGMAAASQQSPVKAFTIGFDDADYDETAIAREMAESVGADQDVMMLKADHLYDNLKETLWHTERSIYNTLGVAKLLMSRHVNQADYRVVVTGEGSDELFAGYPAFRRDMFLHGMDTLSPAERAEWEAMLAEGNKLFKGAMLAEDEVHDRELDKLVGFTPSCLQPWLASATHVPGLLNRDMARGLTGYEPGTAIAEALDGDMLEGRHPLDKAQYVWIKTMLEGQILTWGGDRVDMANSMEARPPFLDHHLAEFATQIPPTLRIKGRTEKYVLREAMRGILPKVLYERQKFAFMAPPAHTDPKKWAAMKALADEHLSDGAIRDAGLLDVDGVKQLFAIHESDDTPAATQVQLDAVINHMLSVQILHEHFVATDVPRQAREKAKQLGWAA, from the coding sequence ATGTGTGGAATAGCCGGTTACATTCATGCCGACCCGTCCAAACCCGTCGACCCGGAAACGCTGGTGGCCATGGCGGCCATCCAGCACCACCGCGGCCCGGACGGCTTCGGCTATCACGTGATGGACGACCGCGGCCTGGGCTTCGCGCACGCACGGCTCACCATCATCGACCTGGACCAGGACCGCGGACGCCAGCCCTTCCTCGCGCAGGACGGTAACCTGATGCTGACCATGAACGGCGAGGTCTATGACTACAAGCGCCTGCGCGCGGAGATGACGCTGCGCGGTGCACGCTTCAGGTCCAAGTCCGACTCGGAACTGATCCTGCACCTCTATCCCGAACGCGGCATGGAAGAGGCGATGAAGGACCTGCGCGGCGAGTTCGCCTTCGCCCTGTACGACAAGAAGAAGGACCGCCTGCACCTGGTGCGCGACCGCTTCGGCGTGAAGCCGCTGTACTACACCGAGGTGAACGGCACCCTCGTGTTCGGCTCCGAACTCAAGGTCCTGTTCGCGCACCCGGAGGTGCCACGCAAGTTCAGTTCGCAGGGGTTGTATCACCAGCTGATGCAGACCATCGTGCCGGGCAGCACCGCCTTCGAGGGCGTACACCAGGTCAAGCCCGGCCACATCGTCACCATCGAACGCCATCACGGCAAATTCAGGATCGTCGACGAGAAGTACTGGGACATGGACTTCCCGCTGCTGTCCGAACGCGTGAACGAGAAGCACGAGGACTACTACGTCGAGGGCGTGCGCGAGAAGCTGCTCGAGGCCGTGCAGCTGCGCCTGGAGGCCGACGTGCCCGTGGCCTGCTATCTCTCGGGCGGCATCGACTCCTGCTCCACCCTGGGCATGGCCGCCGCCTCCCAGCAGTCGCCGGTGAAGGCCTTCACCATCGGCTTCGACGACGCCGACTACGACGAGACCGCCATCGCCCGCGAGATGGCCGAGTCGGTGGGTGCGGACCAGGACGTGATGATGCTCAAGGCCGATCACCTCTACGACAACCTGAAGGAGACGCTCTGGCACACCGAGCGCTCCATCTACAACACGCTGGGCGTGGCGAAGCTCCTGATGAGCCGCCACGTGAACCAGGCCGACTACCGCGTGGTGGTGACGGGCGAGGGCTCGGACGAGCTCTTCGCCGGTTACCCCGCGTTCCGCCGCGACATGTTCCTGCACGGCATGGACACGCTGTCGCCGGCCGAACGCGCCGAGTGGGAGGCGATGCTCGCCGAGGGCAACAAGCTCTTCAAGGGCGCGATGCTCGCCGAGGACGAGGTGCACGACCGCGAACTCGACAAGCTGGTGGGCTTCACCCCGAGCTGCCTGCAGCCCTGGCTGGCCTCGGCCACACACGTGCCGGGCCTGCTGAACCGCGACATGGCGCGCGGGCTGACAGGCTACGAGCCCGGCACCGCGATTGCCGAGGCGCTGGATGGCGACATGCTCGAGGGTCGCCACCCGCTGGACAAGGCGCAGTACGTCTGGATCAAGACCATGCTCGAAGGCCAGATCCTCACCTGGGGCGGCGACCGCGTGGACATGGCCAATTCCATGGAGGCGCGCCCGCCCTTCCTCGACCATCACCTGGCCGAGTTCGCCACGCAGATCCCGCCCACCCTGCGCATCAAGGGACGCACCGAGAAGTACGTGCTGCGCGAGGCCATGCGCGGCATCCTGCCCAAGGTGCTGTACGAGCGCCAGAAGTTCGCCTTCATGGCCCCGCCCGCGCATACCGATCCGAAGAAGTGGGCGGCGATGAAGGCGCTGGCCGACGAACACCTGTCCGACGGCGCCATCAGGGATGCCGGCCTGCTCGACGTCGATGGCGTGAAGCAGCTGTTCGCGATCCACGAGTCCGACGACACGCCTGCCGCCACCCAGGTGCAGCTCGACGCCGTGATCAACCACATGCTCTCCGTGCAGATCCTGCACGAACACTTTGTCGCCACCGACGTGCCGCGCCAGGCGCGCGAGAAGGCAAAGCAGCTTGGCTGGGCGGCCTAG
- a CDS encoding MarR family transcriptional regulator: MDQGNDKQRQEKMRDVLQQLRVMFRSIQAHSRWVEKQCGVSAAQLWALWELHNAPGLRVSDLSRALSVHQSTASNMLDKLEEKALIRRDRSGRDQRVVRLYLTEAGEAVLARAPDHGQGAIMGALVKLPDEVLDDLTDGLARVITEMGVHDSSDRMKPI; this comes from the coding sequence ATGGATCAGGGCAACGACAAACAGCGGCAGGAAAAGATGCGTGACGTACTGCAGCAACTGCGGGTGATGTTTCGCAGCATCCAGGCCCACTCGCGCTGGGTGGAGAAACAGTGCGGCGTGAGCGCCGCGCAGCTGTGGGCGCTATGGGAGCTGCACAACGCCCCGGGCCTGCGCGTCTCCGACCTGTCGCGCGCCCTCTCCGTGCACCAGTCCACCGCCAGCAACATGCTCGACAAGCTGGAGGAAAAGGCCCTCATCCGCCGCGACCGCAGCGGCCGCGACCAGCGCGTCGTGCGCCTCTACCTCACCGAGGCCGGCGAGGCCGTCCTCGCCCGCGCCCCCGACCACGGCCAGGGCGCCATCATGGGCGCCCTGGTCAAGCTGCCCGACGAAGTACTGGACGACCTCACCGACGGACTGGCACGCGTCATCACCGAGATGGGCGTGCACGACAGCAGCGACCGGATGAAACCGATCTAG
- a CDS encoding iron-containing alcohol dehydrogenase — translation MSIAPFSIARLPRIEFGMGVVDRLPGLIAPYGRHVLLVTGARSFTGTPHWGRLLDALGAAGIQWAHNRVAGEPSPQYVDDTVSAYADAGIDVVVGIGGGSALDAAKAIAGLLRVGRSVMDYLEGVGPELPYAGPAVPFIAVPTTAGTGSEATKNAVLSVQGPAGFKKSFRDDRLVAEYAVVDPSLLASCPQDVIAANGMDALTQLLESYVSLRANPFTDALALSGLAAVRDGLLAWYDYGDAAVGAHAQMAYAALNSGITLAQCGLGSVHGLASPLGAFHPIPHGVVCGTLVAVCTEANIEAMLAREPDNPALNRYVEVARLLCQRHFDSREAAWEGLIALLDEWTGHMQLPRLGAYGLTDDGLDTVVANARGSSMKTNPIVLTDAELRDCLKDRL, via the coding sequence ATGTCCATCGCCCCGTTCAGCATCGCCCGCCTGCCGCGTATCGAATTCGGCATGGGCGTGGTCGACAGACTCCCCGGACTGATCGCGCCGTATGGCAGGCATGTGCTGCTCGTGACCGGCGCACGCTCCTTCACCGGGACGCCACACTGGGGGCGGCTGCTCGATGCCCTGGGTGCGGCCGGCATCCAGTGGGCGCACAACCGGGTGGCCGGCGAACCCTCGCCGCAGTACGTGGATGACACGGTGAGCGCCTATGCCGATGCGGGCATCGACGTGGTCGTGGGCATCGGCGGGGGCAGTGCGCTGGATGCCGCCAAGGCCATCGCCGGGCTGCTGCGGGTCGGCCGTTCGGTGATGGACTACCTCGAGGGCGTTGGCCCGGAGCTGCCCTACGCGGGGCCGGCCGTGCCGTTCATTGCCGTGCCCACCACGGCCGGCACCGGCAGCGAGGCGACGAAGAATGCGGTGCTGAGCGTGCAGGGTCCGGCAGGCTTCAAGAAGTCCTTCCGCGACGACCGGCTGGTGGCCGAATACGCCGTGGTCGATCCGTCGCTGCTCGCCTCCTGCCCGCAGGACGTCATCGCCGCCAACGGCATGGATGCGCTCACGCAGCTGCTCGAATCCTATGTCTCGCTGCGCGCCAATCCCTTCACCGATGCCCTGGCCCTGAGCGGCCTGGCCGCCGTGCGCGACGGCCTGCTCGCCTGGTACGACTATGGCGATGCCGCCGTCGGCGCGCATGCGCAGATGGCCTATGCCGCGCTCAACTCCGGCATCACCCTGGCGCAGTGCGGCCTGGGCTCCGTGCATGGCCTGGCCTCACCGCTGGGGGCGTTCCATCCCATACCGCACGGTGTCGTCTGTGGCACCCTGGTCGCCGTCTGCACCGAGGCCAACATCGAGGCCATGCTCGCGCGCGAGCCGGACAACCCGGCGCTCAACCGCTACGTCGAGGTGGCGCGGTTGCTGTGCCAGCGCCACTTCGATTCGCGCGAGGCCGCCTGGGAGGGCCTGATCGCGCTGCTGGACGAGTGGACCGGGCACATGCAGCTGCCGCGACTCGGTGCGTACGGCCTGACCGACGACGGTCTCGACACGGTGGTGGCCAACGCCCGCGGCAGCAGCATGAAGACCAACCCCATCGTGCTCACCGACGCCGAACTGCGCGACTGCCTGAAAGACAGGCTCTGA
- a CDS encoding DUF2288 domain-containing protein — MAQQTAKLGWDELQRHFARGVVVCIAPELDLVDVAARFIADDKAFVESCLANGQITRSTTDDAARWHAIDANFWAVVAAPWVLVQEYTEN; from the coding sequence ATGGCGCAGCAGACCGCCAAGCTCGGCTGGGACGAACTGCAGCGCCACTTCGCCCGCGGCGTGGTGGTCTGCATCGCGCCCGAGCTCGACCTGGTGGACGTGGCCGCGCGTTTCATCGCCGACGACAAGGCCTTCGTCGAATCCTGCCTGGCGAACGGCCAGATCACCCGATCCACCACCGACGACGCCGCGCGCTGGCACGCGATCGACGCCAACTTCTGGGCCGTGGTCGCCGCGCCCTGGGTGCTGGTGCAGGAATACACGGAAAACTGA
- a CDS encoding SET domain-containing protein-lysine N-methyltransferase — protein MGHSQDLDLLFYVADSGIHGKGLFARVTIEAGSYLGEYDGPETEDNGMHVLWAETDDGDWIGRDGQNLLRYINHHENPCAEFQGFELYAIEAIAPDQEITIHYGDEFEPD, from the coding sequence ATGGGTCATTCACAGGATCTCGATCTGCTCTTCTACGTGGCCGATTCCGGCATCCACGGCAAGGGCCTGTTCGCCCGCGTCACCATCGAGGCCGGCAGCTATCTCGGCGAATACGACGGGCCAGAGACCGAGGATAACGGCATGCACGTGCTGTGGGCGGAGACGGACGACGGTGACTGGATCGGTCGCGACGGGCAGAACCTGCTGCGCTACATCAATCACCACGAGAATCCCTGCGCGGAATTCCAGGGCTTCGAGCTCTACGCCATCGAGGCCATCGCGCCGGACCAGGAGATCACCATCCACTACGGCGACGAGTTCGAGCCCGACTGA
- a CDS encoding methyltransferase domain-containing protein, whose amino-acid sequence MAILWSRQVGDTRYEVRSAGQSRRLYTNGVLHSQYNERQPVTGSVWDLLLLPAFFRDPKTIRRVLVLGVGGGAVLRQLHRFVAPDTLIGVDIEGVHLDIARRYFNVTPGIATLVEADARAWLAAYDGPPFDLVIDDLFGHVDGEPERAIAMDTAWAGALLKHLAPQGVLVANFPDRAAFSASALATNRRLRERFAACYRLTTPMNQNAVAACLRMPASRADLRRQLAKVQALDTRRKSCRLRFRVYREG is encoded by the coding sequence ATGGCCATCCTCTGGTCGCGCCAGGTCGGTGACACGCGCTACGAGGTGCGCAGCGCCGGTCAAAGCCGCCGGCTCTACACCAACGGCGTGCTGCACAGCCAGTACAATGAACGCCAGCCCGTCACCGGCAGTGTCTGGGACCTGCTCCTGCTGCCCGCCTTCTTCCGTGATCCGAAGACGATCCGTCGCGTGCTGGTGCTGGGCGTGGGTGGTGGCGCGGTGCTGCGGCAGCTGCATCGCTTCGTCGCGCCCGACACGCTCATCGGCGTGGACATCGAAGGCGTGCATCTCGACATCGCGCGCCGGTATTTCAACGTCACGCCCGGCATCGCCACGCTGGTCGAGGCCGATGCACGCGCCTGGCTCGCGGCCTACGACGGACCGCCCTTCGATCTCGTCATCGACGACCTCTTCGGCCACGTGGACGGCGAGCCCGAGCGCGCGATCGCCATGGACACCGCCTGGGCAGGGGCCCTGCTGAAACACCTCGCGCCGCAGGGCGTGCTGGTCGCCAACTTTCCCGACCGGGCGGCGTTCAGTGCATCCGCGCTGGCGACGAACCGGCGACTGCGTGAACGCTTCGCCGCCTGTTATCGCCTCACCACCCCCATGAACCAGAACGCCGTGGCCGCCTGCCTGCGCATGCCGGCCAGCCGCGCCGACCTGCGCCGGCAGCTCGCGAAGGTGCAGGCGCTGGATACACGGCGCAAGAGCTGCCGGTTGCGGTTTCGGGTTTATCGGGAGGGGTGA